The genomic interval aatacaacggattatataataaatgatgTTACATacataccatattttttttaagtagcgTTACATGATTGTTGCATGCTTTTGagtagtgtaattttttttaatatttgttttttattcagatttttaatattttatttttatttatttatttaatattttaattagattttttttaatttattttcttatctttatttgtttggtgtggttatatatattattaatattagctTTTTtacttgttatttatttaaatatttttatttttagatttttttgaagttttaatAACTTATGGTTTcagaatatatttaatattttttataaatactttaATTGGAGCCATTGACGTGGAAATAAAATGTGTAGGCTGAAGGCAATATAGTGAAAATCCAAAGACTATTTTGTATGTAATTAACCCTTTTATCTAATTTTACACGTGATCACTTTGAAAGACTGACCTCGCTAgatgcattaatatatatatacttacagttttatatattacatatgaAAGACTGACCTCGCTAGGTACTACATATACTTATAGTTTTACttacaagatttattttgttagttttcttttgaagtttaaattttaaattttaaatttcataatttttaatatatcaataactgacgtatcgagaagtaagtttttgtaagtttttctttaaatatatttaacattttcttatatatatatatatatatagagagagagagagagagagatcagcaaatcaaagttttttttttttttttttccagatgagatcatcaaaagctttttatattaataatcatgCATGTTGCGCAACACAGATTTCTGGATTTTGTGATATATTTAGAACATACAGAAGTATACTAATGGTTTGTACATGTAATATTAATTACTCCATCCAATTACCATCATGTACATAAACAAAAGTCATGTGCTGCCAAATTAATCATACTGCATGTAGTTCCAGTGGTCAAATTACATCATCCAACTAATTCATgatcattttaataatagaaattaagTACATTAACTCACCCAGTTTACAAATTTCATTACTCTGAAAAAATGCcggaaaataaatcaaaacataccAACTTAATTAGTGATACATACATTTTAGCAAATTGACCATAAGAATCCTCAATAATGCACACTAGCACATAATCAGCCAATCCTTCGTCAGGATACAGGTCGAATCAGGATTCAAACCGTCCATAGACTCCGGCTACACAAGTGATCAGAATTTTCTCCGGCCAGCTTGTCCACCACATTAGACCAACTTTATTACCTTCACAAGCTTTGCCTCTGCCCTTGGAACTGAAGTATTCTAAAAAAGACCGCATCCAAACAAACAGCAACACACAGTACATAGCTGAAATCAAGAGGCTTGGCTCTTGGTAATGATGCAACCATCAGCTGCCTAAGTTCACCCTTCTCTCCTCCTGTTTGGAGGCACTCCTCGACTCCAATTTGATTCACGAGGCTCTCTATAGGTGTCACCTCCCTCAGCAGGTCCCCTTGATCTTGTGTTAACTGGTCTCCAACTTGATTCATGAGGCCGTCTATAGGTGTCACTTCCCTCGGCAGGTCCCCTTGATTCCATGTTAACTGGTCTTCGAAATGACTGCTTCATATATCGGTCGGGCTTTGGAGCATTTAaccttttctctttctccacTTGATATGGCAATGGTTGAATATCCAGCAAATCAGGTTCTTCAACATACCCAATCGGCCTTTTGGATTCATCCATTCTTCTAAATGTGATTGAtatcctaaaaaaatataacgaAGGGACACGTTAGCATTAAACGAAAGCCACCTGTACAACATCTACAAGCAAACAAGAATTATCCTATATAGTTTTAACACCTACCTCTTTGTAGGAACTGCAGGCACACAATGCTTAGCCACGTCAGCCCCATTTCCATTCAAGACAAGAACAGATCTGGAGAAAATATACTGACTCAATAattgttctaaaattttaaaaaaaatggaatgatAAAGGTTCTACTTCGGCAAATGTAATGTCAGTTAAGCTGTGAAGAGGCCgagagaaaaacaataaaataataatgagaaaagCGGTAGAGAATATGAGAAAGGACagaaaaacaggaaaaaattTCAGCATGTCATACTTACCCAACAGGGAGTGGGATTGCAATGGCACCGTCAAAATCGCCAGGACCCAAAATCTTCAAGTTCGATCCAAAAATGATATTGCATTCACTTAGAAAAGACACAGTGCAGAAAGGCCGCACAAAATCATGGTTGTCAATGTGCGGAGGTATACAGTCCCCTTCTTCATAGATGTTGACAATGCAACTATCAGGTACACAGGTCGGAGGAAGTACATGCCATTTGACCAGCCTTTTAATGATCATCTTGAAAAGATAAGGCATAGGATCTACAGTATTGTCATGGAGGATACCAGGTGGGTTACCATTTTTATCCTGGCACCAATAGAAAACTAATTAGCAGTTTATCATCAAACTTTTTTCTGTAATTATACTGATGACACCAGAGTTAATGAGAAACTAAGAGTACTGGTAGTTGGAAAAACTAACCGTTGCATAATTGTAACAGCACCCAAATTGGATAGTTACACGTCCCTTCCCCCTCATCCACTTAGTGGGTGCCGTATATGTCCGTTCTGAAAGAAGTTTAGAGATACTTAAATACCTCGGAATATGTTCCCAAATCAGTTAACAAAAAACATcatagaagaaaaaacaaaggaaatagaAAGAAGAACTTTGTTtcagagaaagaaggaaaagaaagtccaATCCAAACCAATTCAGGACAATAAAATTGTACATATTTTCCTGACTCAATGAAAGAAACACGTGCATAAAATCAACATTTGATCATTGTGCATTTAGAGCTTCCAAATCAACAATCAGTACCTATTAATTGTCTCGGTAGCCAagcaataataaatagaaggaAAATTTTGAGGTAAGAATATATCACATTGGCACTTACTATCAGGTGAGAAACATTCCTACAAATGGAGAAGATGGCAAACCATGGTACAGATTACATTTGGGCTACAATATTATTTGCATCTGCCAAAGAGTATATACTTGTGGGTGAAGCTCCTATTTGGCATTGTCTTTTTACAGCTATTACACACCAAGataatagtagtagtagtagtagtaatagtaataataataataataataataataataataaattcccAGATAGGAAAATAGTATCTTTTCTGTTTAGCACTTGATTGTACAAATGTGCCTCcaattaatattaatgaataACTACAAGAGAATGGAAATTATTAGTATAAAAACCGCAAGCACCTCAACCAATGATGCTGCTCAAACAACATTAATAGtaagaaaatatgtaaagtCTAATGATTCTTGGATCTCTACATTACATATTGACCCAATTTCCATTCAAGATGCCTAGGTCAGAAACTCCTACTTGCTCTATGATatcaaataaacaacaaaaggACCAAACTCACCTATCAATAAACCAATGATCGCTTATACTAAATACAAGATTGCACCAATATGGAGAACGAGAATCCACCACAACCATCAACAGCAACCAATGCAAAGCAATCTATGTGGAAGAGCAATCTGTGAATAGAACTGGAACGAAATGATTAAATTGATATATCTTTATGTGACGAGAGTGGGTGAATACAGTTTAAATTGTAGAAATCTATAAAAACTGTAGGTTCACCACATGCATCTCTAAAACTATAGAGAACACGAGTCTACAATGTTGATGCCCGCACACGCATgtatgtgtgagagagagaaaaagagtgcAATTCTAGATAATATACACGGGCAGTATAAATAACAGAATAACCACAACTATAATGCCTCGCCAAACAAACGAACAATCTAACAATTAACACTTCCTAATACCATTTTTGGGGCATGCACATTGCAGGCATTGCAATAACAATGAATTACCACAAAAAGGAATGTTCCTTTCCTAGTTACAGtgaccattttattttataagtaagaagaatttattaattcacataattaggcatagcaGTTACAGTGACCAATTAATATAAACACACCCACGAATGTAAACTTCAATACCAACCTTCATTAGCCAATCGGagtaatccaaacaaaaaagtaaacaaaactCTGAAGatttgcaaaaaacaaaaagacccAGTAATCGAACTAACCTTTTAATTCCCCTTTCCTCCCCTTCTCCTGAAATATATACACAGTATCCACTATCCTCTTCTGCTCCGCCGCACTAAAGATACCAGTGTGAAGCTCAAGTCCCTCAAGAATATTAACAATCTTTCCCCTAAATCTTTCCA from Juglans microcarpa x Juglans regia isolate MS1-56 chromosome 4S, Jm3101_v1.0, whole genome shotgun sequence carries:
- the LOC121262487 gene encoding RNA demethylase ALKBH9B-like, giving the protein MDDRSVPPSDPLLLKFEPSELRTASEFLTTWLPFLSRDLCPDCSQTLSDRVRSLGHELDADAGPERPNENSDPLNSDIPKLQQEVNQEVQLEVSDDHDENCDTNSIGSWKDGWSGPVAREQSTSGSPSHHRMSWADIAQEEEDEFGEEEKGEVVEEAEEDSETTTKRVVDVNAATGKLRISMKAVEKPKTNLSREQREYTRFMNVKRVKDFICLERFRGKIVNILEGLELHTGIFSAAEQKRIVDTVYIFQEKGRKGELKERTYTAPTKWMRGKGRVTIQFGCCYNYATDKNGNPPGILHDNTVDPMPYLFKMIIKRLVKWHVLPPTCVPDSCIVNIYEEGDCIPPHIDNHDFVRPFCTVSFLSECNIIFGSNLKILGPGDFDGAIAIPLPVGSVLVLNGNGADVAKHCVPAVPTKRISITFRRMDESKRPIGYVEEPDLLDIQPLPYQVEKEKRLNAPKPDRYMKQSFRRPVNMESRGPAEGSDTYRRPHESSWRPVNTRSRGPAEGGDTYREPRESNWSRGVPPNRRREG